In a genomic window of Epinephelus fuscoguttatus linkage group LG23, E.fuscoguttatus.final_Chr_v1:
- the cct7 gene encoding T-complex protein 1 subunit eta: MMPTPVILLKEGTDTSQGIPQLVSNINACQVIAEAVRTTLGPRGMDKLMVDSRGKATISNDGATILKLLDVVHPAAKTLVDIARSQDAEVGDGTTSVTLLAAEFLKQLKPYVEEGLHPQTIIRAFRTATNLAVSKIKEIAVSVKKDDRQEQRQLLEKCAATALNSKLIAGQKDFFSKMVVDAVMSLDELLSLKMIGIKKVQGGALEDSQLISGVAFKKTFSYAGFEMQPKRYENPKIALLNVELELKAEKDNAEVRVKSVEDYQAIVDAEWNILYDKLEKIYQSGAKVVLSKLPIGDVATQYFADRDLFCAGRVQEEDLKRTMMACGGSIQTSVSAMTDSVLGQCELFEEVQVGGDRYNFFKGCPKAKTCTIILRGGAEQFTEETERSLHDAIMIVRRAIKNDSVVAGGGAIEMELSKYLRDYSRTIPGKQQLLIGAYAKALEIIPRQLCDNAGFDATNILNKLRAKHAQGGMWYGVDINNEDIADNFNACVWEPSIVRINALTAASEAACLILSVDETIKNPRSSMDGPPGAGRGRGRGRPHAH; encoded by the exons ATGATG CCCACACCGGTTATCCTGCTGAAGGAGGGGACAGACACGTCTCAGGGCATTCCCCAGCTCGTCAGCAACATCAATGCCTGCCAG GTGATTGCAGAGGCTGTCAGGACCACCCTCGGGCCCAGGGGGATGGACAAACTGATGGTGGATAGCAGAG GTAAGGCCACAATCTCCAATGATGGAGCCACCATCCTGAAACTGCTGGATGTGGTTCACCCTGCTGCCAAGACCCTGGTAGACATCGCTCGCTCCCAGGATGCTGAG GTCGGGGACGGCACCACCTCCGTCACTCTCCTGGCTGCTGAGTTCCTGAAGCAGCTGAAGCCATACGTGGAGGAGGGTCTCCACCCTCAGACCATCATCAGAGCGTTCCGCACTGCCACCAACCTCGCTGTCAGCAAGATCAAGGAGATTGCTGTCTCTGTGAAGAAAGACGACAGGCA AGAGCAGAGGCAGCTGCTGGAGAAGTGCGCAGCCACAGCCCTGAACTCCAAGCTAATCGCCGGTCAGAAAGATTTCTTCTCCAAAATGGTGGTGGATGCTGTCATGTCTCTGGATGAGCTGCTGTCTCTGAAGATGATTGGCATCAAGAAGGTCCAGGGAGGAGCCCTTGAG GATTCTCAGTTGATCTCTGGGGTTGCATTCAAGAAGACTTTCTCTTATGCTGGGTTTGAGATGCAGCCCAAACGCTATGAGAATCCAAAGATTGCTCTGCTTAATGTGGAGCTGGAGTTGAAGGCTGAGAAGGATAACGCTGAGGTCCGCGTGAAATCTGTGGAG GACTACCAGGCCATTGTGGACGCAGAGTGGAACATCCTGTACGACAAACTGGAGAAGATCTATCAGTCAGGAGCCAAGGTGGTTCTGTCCAAGTTGCCCATTGGTGATGTGGCCACCCAGTACTTCGCTGACAGAGACCTGTTCTGTGCTGGCAGGGTGCAGGAGGAGGATCTGAAGAGGACCATGATG GCCTGCGGCGGCTCCATCCAGACCTCAGTAAGTGCCATGACAGACAGCGTCCTTGGACAGTGTGAACTCTTTGAGGAAGTCCAAGTTGGAGGAGACAG ATATAACTTCTTCAAGGGCTGTCCGAAGGCAAAGACGTGCACCATCATCCTGAGGGGCGGAGCAGAACAGTTTACAGAGGAGACGGAGCGATCGCTGCACGATGCCATCATGATCGTACGCAGAGCCATCAAG AATGACTCAGTTGTAGCGGGTGGAGGAGCCATTGAGATGGAGCTGTCCAAGTACCTGCGGGATTACTCCAGGACCATCCCCGGAAAACAGCAGCTGCTGATTGGCGCATACGCCAAGGCCTTGGAGATCATCCCCAGACAGCTGTGTGACAACGCCGGCTTTGACGCAACCAACATCCTGAACAAACTGCGCGCCAAACATGCACAG GGCGGTATGTGGTATGGTGTAGATATCAACAACGAGGACATTGCAGACAACTTCAACGCCTGCGTCTGGGAACCATCCATTGTGAGGATCAACGCTCTGACGGCAGCGTCAGAGGCAGCCTGCCTCATCCTGTCAGTGGATGAGACGATCAAGAACCCACGCAGCAGTATGGACGGACCTCCTGGCGCTGGCAGGGGCAGAGGCCGCGGGAGGCCCCACGCTCACTAA